A stretch of the Planktothricoides raciborskii GIHE-MW2 genome encodes the following:
- a CDS encoding zinc ribbon domain-containing protein produces MNCIRIAARFLVDNFDVILLPTFETSNMSRKATRKIRSKTVRNMLSFGHYRFEQFLKHKATERGSLVVDVCEGYTSKTVSWTGEIRAIGGAKTIKSDLDGKVMDRDVNGARGIFLRALVDTPWMREHLAFVNES; encoded by the coding sequence ATGAATTGCATCCGCATTGCCGCCAGATTTCTGGTAGACAACTTTGATGTAATTCTCCTGCCAACGTTTGAGACTTCAAATATGAGCCGCAAGGCCACAAGAAAAATCCGCTCAAAGACTGTGCGGAATATGCTTTCATTTGGGCATTACCGTTTCGAGCAATTCCTGAAACATAAAGCAACAGAGCGCGGGTCTCTGGTGGTGGATGTCTGTGAAGGGTACACCAGCAAAACGGTTAGCTGGACTGGTGAGATTCGAGCAATTGGCGGGGCGAAAACCATTAAGTCGGATCTTGATGGAAAGGTGATGGATCGAGACGTAAATGGCGCTCGCGGGATATTCTTGCGGGCTTTGGTAGATACGCCCTGGATGCGTGAGCATCTTGCATTTGTTAATGAAAGTTAG
- a CDS encoding helix-turn-helix domain-containing protein encodes MSSVAECTDSGNTVRKSSKIRIYPNATQRNLIRQWFGVSRLVFNTTVKYLQQPDTKANWKAIKGDILKSLPEFCSSVPYQIKSIAVKDACKAVSNAKAKYKKTLCCQQVSLRSRKNPYQSCYIPKSAVKPRGIYHTILGQLDYAEELPENFGDCRLVRVRGQYYLCVPSSGPTTHQPDNQGRVVALDPGVRTFLTFFSEQKVGKIGESDFSRIQRLCHHLDDLISRFSCVSAPQRRRMKKAADRIRARIRNLVDELHPHCRQISGRQL; translated from the coding sequence ATGTCTTCAGTTGCAGAATGCACGGACTCAGGAAATACGGTCAGAAAATCAAGCAAGATCCGGATCTATCCAAATGCGACTCAAAGAAATCTGATTAGGCAATGGTTTGGGGTATCAAGACTCGTCTTTAATACCACCGTAAAGTACCTCCAGCAGCCTGACACCAAGGCTAACTGGAAAGCCATTAAAGGCGACATATTGAAATCATTGCCAGAGTTTTGCTCTTCCGTGCCTTACCAAATTAAATCGATAGCGGTTAAGGACGCTTGCAAGGCGGTCAGCAATGCTAAAGCGAAGTACAAAAAGACTCTTTGCTGTCAGCAGGTCTCTTTGAGATCCAGAAAGAACCCTTACCAGTCATGCTATATCCCAAAATCTGCCGTTAAGCCTCGGGGCATATACCACACAATTTTGGGTCAACTTGACTATGCAGAAGAGTTGCCGGAAAACTTTGGGGACTGTCGGTTAGTTCGTGTCCGCGGGCAGTATTATCTGTGCGTCCCCTCATCCGGGCCTACCACCCATCAGCCCGACAACCAAGGGCGGGTGGTAGCCTTAGACCCTGGAGTTAGAACATTCCTAACCTTCTTTTCTGAACAGAAAGTCGGGAAGATAGGAGAGTCAGATTTCTCCAGGATTCAACGTCTATGTCATCACCTCGACGATCTGATTTCTCGATTTAGCTGTGTAAGCGCCCCGCAACGGCGGCGGATGAAAAAAGCCGCTGACAGGATCAGGGCGAGGATTCGCAACCTGGTAGATGAATTGCATCCGCATTGCCGCCAGATTTCTGGTAGACAACTTTGA
- a CDS encoding IS607 family transposase, producing the protein MSLVPLRVAVKRTGLHPNTLRKYADQGRIYSIRNAANQRLFDVDSFIYESKPKTDYQICYCRVSSTKQRDDLDKQVAYMVSLFPKAEIIKDIGSGLNFKRKGLKTLLERLMRRDQFTLVVAYRDRLARFGFELIEWMVEQNGGKIVVLDNTVHSPDSELTADLLSIIHVFSCRMHGLRKYGQKIKQDPDLSKCDSKKSD; encoded by the coding sequence ATGAGCTTAGTTCCTCTCCGCGTAGCGGTAAAACGGACGGGCTTGCACCCCAACACACTCCGGAAATATGCAGATCAAGGTCGGATTTACTCAATCAGAAATGCGGCAAATCAACGTCTATTTGACGTTGACAGCTTTATTTACGAGTCAAAGCCTAAGACCGACTATCAGATTTGCTATTGCCGAGTTAGCAGCACTAAGCAGAGAGACGACCTGGATAAACAAGTTGCTTACATGGTCTCCCTGTTCCCAAAAGCCGAAATCATCAAAGATATCGGATCGGGACTCAACTTCAAGCGGAAAGGACTTAAAACCTTACTGGAACGACTTATGCGCCGAGACCAGTTCACGCTTGTTGTTGCCTACCGTGACAGACTGGCAAGATTCGGATTCGAGCTTATTGAGTGGATGGTCGAGCAAAACGGTGGAAAAATCGTGGTTCTCGACAACACTGTTCACAGCCCCGACTCAGAACTTACCGCCGATCTTCTGTCCATCATTCATGTCTTCAGTTGCAGAATGCACGGACTCAGGAAATACGGTCAGAAAATCAAGCAAGATCCGGATCTATCCAAATGCGACTCAAAGAAATCTGATTAG
- the hemF gene encoding oxygen-dependent coproporphyrinogen oxidase: MIMVSPQTETVQNKFLPPENSRERVSQFMRSIQDDICQGLTEVDGVGVFKQDAWDRPEGGGGRSRVMRDGDVFEQGGVNFSEVWGHQLPPSILKQRPEAEGHGFYATGTSMVLHPRNPYVPTVHLNYRYFEAGPVWWFGGGLDLTPYYPFAEDAAHLHKTLKQACDAHHPEYYQVFKHWCDEYFYLNHRQEMRGVGGIFFDYQDGQGELYRGPHPTKAAAEYSKKIGAPEPRGWEELFAFVQDCAKAFLPAYVPIVQRRRGMAYGDRERNFQLYRRGRYVEFNLVYDRGTIFGLQTNGRTESILMSLPPLVRWEYCYEPEPNTPEAELTEFFLKPQNWAEWSQSDTTSKG; encoded by the coding sequence ATGATCATGGTTTCTCCCCAGACTGAGACAGTTCAAAATAAGTTTTTGCCCCCGGAAAACTCCCGCGAACGGGTCAGCCAGTTTATGCGATCGATCCAAGATGATATTTGTCAAGGCTTAACCGAAGTCGATGGCGTTGGCGTATTTAAACAAGATGCTTGGGACCGCCCAGAAGGTGGCGGTGGTCGCTCTAGAGTGATGCGTGATGGGGATGTGTTTGAACAAGGTGGCGTGAACTTTTCCGAAGTCTGGGGACACCAGTTGCCTCCCTCGATTTTAAAACAACGTCCAGAAGCCGAAGGTCACGGTTTTTATGCTACCGGGACTTCGATGGTGTTACACCCCCGCAACCCTTATGTGCCGACGGTACACCTCAACTATCGTTATTTTGAAGCAGGCCCGGTTTGGTGGTTTGGGGGCGGTTTGGATTTAACCCCCTATTATCCTTTTGCTGAAGATGCGGCGCATTTACATAAAACTTTGAAACAAGCTTGTGATGCTCACCACCCAGAGTATTATCAGGTGTTTAAGCATTGGTGCGATGAGTATTTTTATTTGAACCATCGTCAAGAAATGCGTGGGGTGGGCGGGATTTTCTTTGATTACCAAGATGGTCAAGGGGAATTGTATCGTGGGCCACATCCGACGAAGGCTGCTGCTGAGTATAGTAAAAAAATTGGCGCTCCTGAACCTCGCGGCTGGGAAGAGTTGTTTGCTTTTGTCCAAGATTGTGCCAAAGCTTTTTTACCTGCTTATGTGCCGATTGTGCAACGGCGCCGTGGCATGGCTTATGGCGATCGCGAACGGAATTTCCAACTCTATCGTCGGGGTCGTTATGTAGAATTTAACCTGGTGTACGATCGCGGGACAATTTTTGGCCTCCAGACTAATGGCCGCACGGAGTCGATTTTGATGTCTCTGCCTCCCTTGGTACGTTGGGAATATTGCTATGAACCAGAACCCAATACCCCAGAAGCCGAATTAACCGAATTTTTCTTAAAGCCACAAAATTGGGCCGAATGGAGTCAGAGTGATACTACCTCTAAAGGTTAA
- a CDS encoding Mrp/NBP35 family ATP-binding protein: protein MSVQLSEKSVLEVLQPVQDPELQKSLVDLNMIRNVKIIDGQVSFTLVLTTPACPLREFIVEDCQKAVRTLPGVKDVTVEVTAETPQQKSLPDRQGIDGVKNIIAISSGKGGVGKSTVAVNVAVSLAAAGAKVGLLDADIYGPNAPTMLGLSEAQVMVRQGTQGEVLEPAFNHGVKLVSMAFLIDKDQPVIWRGPMLNGVIRQFLYQVQWGDLDYLIVDLPPGTGDAQLTMVQAVPMAGAVIVSTPQTVALLDARKGLKMFQQLNVPVLGIVENMSYFIPPDLPDKQYDIFGSGGGAKTSQELGVSLLGCVPLEIGLREGGDTGLPIVVGSPESASAKALREIAQKIAAKVSVAALT, encoded by the coding sequence ATGTCCGTACAACTGAGTGAAAAATCTGTGTTAGAAGTCTTGCAACCTGTTCAAGACCCCGAACTGCAAAAAAGTTTGGTGGACTTAAACATGATTCGCAATGTCAAAATCATCGACGGTCAAGTCAGCTTTACCTTAGTCTTGACCACCCCAGCTTGTCCATTACGCGAATTTATCGTTGAAGACTGCCAAAAAGCGGTTCGTACCTTACCAGGGGTTAAAGATGTCACCGTAGAAGTCACCGCCGAGACCCCCCAACAGAAATCCTTGCCAGACCGTCAAGGCATTGATGGGGTGAAAAATATTATCGCCATCTCCAGTGGCAAAGGTGGCGTCGGCAAAAGCACCGTCGCCGTCAACGTCGCCGTATCCCTCGCCGCAGCGGGGGCGAAAGTCGGATTACTGGACGCGGATATTTACGGCCCCAACGCCCCGACCATGTTAGGGTTAAGCGAAGCTCAAGTCATGGTACGCCAAGGGACCCAAGGAGAAGTGCTCGAACCCGCCTTTAATCATGGGGTGAAATTGGTTTCAATGGCCTTTTTGATCGACAAAGATCAGCCCGTGATTTGGCGCGGCCCCATGTTAAATGGGGTAATTCGCCAGTTTCTCTATCAAGTGCAGTGGGGCGACCTGGACTATTTAATTGTGGATTTACCCCCAGGAACAGGAGATGCTCAATTAACGATGGTGCAGGCTGTCCCAATGGCCGGGGCAGTCATTGTCAGTACCCCACAAACCGTGGCCTTGTTAGATGCGCGGAAAGGCTTAAAAATGTTCCAGCAGCTTAATGTACCCGTGCTGGGCATTGTGGAAAATATGAGTTATTTTATTCCCCCAGATTTACCGGATAAGCAATATGACATTTTTGGGTCTGGCGGTGGCGCAAAAACTTCCCAGGAATTAGGGGTGTCTTTACTGGGTTGTGTGCCCTTAGAAATCGGCTTACGAGAAGGAGGCGATACCGGATTGCCCATTGTCGTCGGTTCTCCAGAGTCCGCTTCGGCTAAGGCACTGCGTGAAATTGCCCAAAAAATTGCGGCGAAAGTTTCCGTGGCCGCCCTGACCTAA
- the rodA gene encoding rod shape-determining protein RodA, giving the protein MILSIVLTLVGTVAIHSTELDTPDYQTSFQHTLVGAIGLGLALMIARSNYQNLLNWKWVIYGITNISLLLVMFIGTTALGAQRWITIGGFNIQPSEFAKLGMIITLAALLEQKTAENIPAIVKSLSITAFPWLLVFIQPDLGTSLVFGAIILAMLYWGNAKLGWVVLMVSPLVSAILFGVYFPGWLVWVNLMGVVAWFTLPWRWISSLLATAINVICSELGVILWGLLKDYQRDRLILFLAPEKDPLGGGYHLIQSRIAIGSGQLWGRGLYQGTQTQGSFIPEQHTDFIFSAIGEEFGFVGAVCLIVLFWLFCLRLVIVASTAPDNFGSLICIGTLAMIVFQLVVNLGMTIGLAPVTGIPLPWISYGRSALLTNFMAIGIVQSVARQRPKKRSRY; this is encoded by the coding sequence ATGATTCTGTCAATTGTACTGACTCTGGTTGGTACAGTGGCCATCCACAGTACGGAACTGGATACGCCAGATTATCAAACCTCGTTTCAGCACACTTTAGTTGGTGCCATTGGTCTAGGTTTGGCGTTGATGATTGCCCGATCAAATTACCAGAATCTCCTGAATTGGAAGTGGGTGATCTATGGCATCACGAATATTTCTTTGCTGCTGGTGATGTTTATCGGCACTACGGCATTGGGGGCGCAACGCTGGATTACCATTGGCGGATTTAATATTCAGCCCTCGGAATTTGCTAAGTTAGGGATGATTATTACCCTAGCGGCTCTCCTGGAACAAAAGACGGCTGAAAATATCCCAGCAATTGTCAAAAGTCTTTCGATTACCGCCTTTCCTTGGTTGTTGGTATTTATCCAGCCGGATTTGGGAACTTCCTTGGTTTTTGGTGCGATTATCTTGGCCATGCTCTATTGGGGAAACGCTAAACTCGGTTGGGTGGTGCTGATGGTTTCGCCTTTGGTGTCGGCTATTTTGTTTGGGGTCTATTTTCCCGGATGGTTGGTTTGGGTGAACCTGATGGGGGTTGTGGCTTGGTTTACTTTGCCTTGGCGTTGGATTAGCAGTTTGCTGGCTACGGCGATCAATGTGATTTGCAGTGAACTGGGAGTAATATTGTGGGGTTTGCTGAAGGACTATCAGCGCGATCGCTTGATTTTATTTTTGGCTCCAGAAAAAGATCCCCTCGGCGGTGGCTATCACTTGATTCAATCTCGGATTGCCATTGGTTCGGGACAACTCTGGGGCCGCGGATTGTATCAGGGGACTCAAACCCAAGGGTCTTTTATTCCCGAACAACATACGGATTTTATCTTTTCGGCGATCGGCGAAGAGTTTGGTTTTGTGGGCGCGGTCTGTTTGATTGTTCTGTTTTGGCTGTTTTGCCTGCGTTTGGTGATCGTAGCCAGTACAGCCCCAGATAATTTTGGATCTTTGATCTGTATTGGCACTCTGGCCATGATTGTGTTCCAATTGGTGGTGAACTTGGGCATGACCATTGGTTTGGCCCCGGTGACTGGGATTCCTTTGCCTTGGATCAGTTATGGGCGTTCGGCTTTGTTGACTAATTTTATGGCGATCGGGATTGTGCAGTCAGTGGCGCGGCAACGTCCCAAGAAGCGATCGCGATATTAG
- a CDS encoding NAD(P)H dehydrogenase subunit NdhS — protein MILPGSAVRIKNINDTYYGFQGQVQRITDGKVAVLFEGGNWDKLVTFRLSELELVDATTTSKGK, from the coding sequence ATGATTCTGCCCGGATCTGCGGTTCGTATTAAAAATATCAATGACACTTACTATGGTTTTCAAGGACAAGTTCAACGAATTACCGATGGTAAGGTGGCAGTGCTGTTTGAAGGTGGCAACTGGGATAAGTTAGTCACTTTTCGCTTGTCTGAGTTGGAACTGGTAGACGCAACTACCACGAGTAAAGGAAAGTAA
- a CDS encoding HAS-barrel domain-containing protein — MRLPLPQFATEDRHPNHIAEVIETSTTEFLAQCLEPDDLNFPAMPPFGSWVRAVDEESGNQVYAVVYYATTSPIDSIHRARALGLSLQGLREQQPQIFAMLKTEFRAVIVGFASPGASGNGSKPAGDSAERIANANRIYQYIPPRPPQIHQAVYQCEPQEVIHFTEELDFLRILLQLMGVPVDALVAAVIREVYQLRQRDRQWLVKAGRNLSMLLKDDYDRLRLILRQLQP; from the coding sequence ATGCGCCTCCCTCTGCCTCAATTCGCCACGGAAGATCGCCACCCAAATCATATTGCGGAAGTAATTGAAACTTCCACGACAGAATTTTTGGCTCAATGTTTGGAACCGGATGATTTAAATTTTCCGGCGATGCCCCCGTTTGGCAGTTGGGTGAGGGCCGTTGATGAGGAGTCCGGCAATCAAGTTTATGCGGTGGTTTATTATGCCACCACGAGTCCGATCGATTCAATTCATCGGGCTCGGGCTTTGGGGTTGTCTTTGCAAGGGTTACGGGAGCAACAACCCCAGATTTTTGCTATGCTGAAAACGGAGTTTCGCGCCGTGATTGTGGGGTTTGCATCCCCAGGGGCAAGCGGGAATGGGTCTAAACCAGCAGGCGATTCCGCAGAGCGGATCGCGAATGCGAATCGCATCTATCAGTATATTCCTCCCCGTCCGCCACAAATCCATCAAGCAGTTTACCAATGCGAACCCCAGGAAGTGATTCACTTTACGGAAGAGTTGGACTTTTTGCGGATTTTGCTTCAGTTAATGGGAGTTCCCGTGGATGCCCTGGTTGCCGCTGTGATTCGGGAAGTTTACCAGCTACGACAGCGCGATCGCCAGTGGTTAGTTAAAGCCGGTCGTAATCTAAGTATGCTGCTTAAAGATGATTACGATCGGCTTCGATTGATTTTACGTCAGCTTCAGCCTTAA
- a CDS encoding YbjN domain-containing protein encodes MEFQNSMQESCYNKVAVWMRELFGKFPCARPDVPGLGLFMGSALVEVLVFPWGEDDAIINTRSYVVTGAELTPDLMLFLLKENSQMLFGAFGVDEHGDILFEHSIVGSTCDQKELESSVNAVLQVADDYDDIIVQKWGGERALDRIQ; translated from the coding sequence ATGGAATTTCAAAACTCAATGCAAGAATCTTGTTATAACAAAGTCGCTGTATGGATGCGGGAATTATTCGGCAAGTTTCCCTGTGCTCGTCCAGATGTTCCGGGATTAGGACTATTTATGGGGTCAGCCTTAGTGGAAGTGCTGGTGTTTCCCTGGGGAGAGGATGATGCCATTATTAATACCCGTTCTTATGTCGTAACCGGGGCAGAACTCACCCCCGATCTGATGCTTTTTTTGCTCAAAGAAAATAGCCAAATGCTGTTTGGGGCGTTTGGGGTAGACGAACACGGAGATATTCTCTTTGAACATAGTATTGTGGGTTCTACCTGCGATCAAAAAGAACTAGAATCTTCCGTCAATGCCGTGCTCCAAGTCGCTGATGACTACGATGATATTATTGTGCAAAAGTGGGGCGGTGAACGCGCACTAGATCGAATTCAGTAA